In Crinalium epipsammum PCC 9333, the following are encoded in one genomic region:
- a CDS encoding SagB/ThcOx family dehydrogenase: MTNNQKSIIEHYHERTKYHPETIARKNQGIDWNKQPIPFKEYKIGTSFDLKPYLVNKPETFPDFTAANWWARLCRLLLCSYGLTAKIPIMGQPMYLRAAPSAGGLYPAEIYIISRGTAQLPPGLYNYQSKNHTLIHFWASNVWQELQTACFQHPALENTQLAIVTTAIFYRSAWRYQDRAYRRIFLDTGHLLGNIELAATLNDFRPYLIGGFVDEAVNQLLYLDSEQEGAITVIPLADLQDFKEIPAAPTALPSTTQTDYPKIPDGELLGYCHKATQILEKNYQDVKDKLPKFFINTTTETFFDDKYNFPFCLKVSTVSPPINWAGDNPEKMPLEALETSILKRRSTRDYSGAELTLSELKALLDFTYQPQNYTKQGLDSSPDYFDLSLIETFIAVSGVDGLEDGCYYYAPKAQELRQIRFKNFRRELHYLCLGQDLGRDAAAVLFNTADLNKAVQKYGDRVYRYLHMDAGHLGQRLNLAAIRLELGVSGIAGFFDDQVNEVLGIPADEAVIYITTLGRPK, translated from the coding sequence ATGACAAACAATCAAAAATCAATAATTGAACATTACCACGAACGGACAAAATATCATCCCGAAACAATTGCCCGCAAAAATCAGGGAATAGACTGGAACAAACAACCAATACCATTTAAAGAATACAAAATAGGTACATCTTTTGATCTCAAACCTTATCTAGTTAACAAACCAGAAACATTTCCCGATTTTACTGCTGCTAACTGGTGGGCGCGTCTGTGTCGCTTGCTATTGTGCAGCTATGGATTAACAGCAAAAATTCCCATAATGGGACAACCAATGTATCTCCGGGCAGCGCCTTCTGCTGGTGGTTTATATCCAGCAGAAATTTATATAATTTCTCGTGGTACAGCACAATTACCACCAGGATTATATAACTACCAATCAAAAAATCATACATTAATTCATTTTTGGGCTAGTAATGTTTGGCAAGAATTACAAACAGCTTGTTTTCAACATCCAGCTTTAGAAAATACACAACTAGCAATAGTAACTACAGCTATCTTCTATCGTTCAGCATGGCGCTATCAAGATCGAGCCTATCGGCGGATTTTTCTAGATACAGGGCATCTACTAGGCAATATTGAGTTAGCCGCCACCCTCAACGATTTTAGACCTTACTTAATTGGTGGTTTTGTAGATGAAGCTGTTAACCAATTACTTTATCTCGATTCTGAACAAGAAGGAGCAATAACTGTCATTCCTTTAGCAGATTTGCAAGATTTTAAAGAAATACCAGCAGCGCCAACAGCTTTACCATCAACCACTCAAACAGATTATCCTAAAATTCCTGATGGTGAATTATTGGGATATTGTCATAAAGCTACACAAATTTTGGAAAAAAACTATCAAGACGTAAAAGATAAATTACCTAAATTCTTTATTAATACCACCACAGAAACATTTTTTGATGATAAATACAATTTCCCCTTCTGTTTAAAAGTTTCTACTGTCAGCCCACCAATTAATTGGGCAGGAGATAACCCAGAGAAAATGCCTTTAGAAGCTTTAGAAACCAGCATTCTCAAACGTCGTTCTACCCGCGATTATAGTGGTGCAGAATTAACTTTAAGCGAACTGAAAGCATTACTAGATTTTACTTACCAACCCCAAAATTACACCAAGCAAGGTTTAGATAGTTCACCAGATTACTTTGATTTGAGTTTAATTGAAACATTTATCGCTGTTTCAGGAGTAGATGGGTTAGAAGATGGTTGCTACTACTACGCCCCGAAAGCACAAGAGTTACGGCAAATTCGCTTTAAAAACTTCAGACGAGAATTACATTATCTTTGTTTAGGTCAAGATTTAGGTCGAGATGCGGCTGCTGTATTATTCAATACAGCAGACCTTAATAAAGCAGTGCAAAAATATGGCGATCGCGTTTACCGCTACTTACACATGGATGCTGGTCACTTGGGACAAAGATTAAATTTAGCTGCTATCCGCCTAGAATTAGGCGTTAGCGGTATTGCAGGCTTTTTTGACGATCAAGTAAATGAAGTTTTAGGTATTCCAGCAGATGAAGCTGTTATTTATATTACAACATTAGGAAGACCAAAATAG
- a CDS encoding GGDEF domain-containing protein, with amino-acid sequence MDTYVLIVGTVEFVSKLSARVFDRFNDNINACYDWDEVLPEIQKQQPSILIIQANHKNNFNLCRKIKEQSQKNWLYCIFVEDQFEGNDQCLPLDITAEALGNGADAYMAMTSGASGSTYEAENRLLLAQIQVGLRQTRQFRDLIQSNIVLSTIAVTDSLTQIKNRCALKSELPEQIINARLCDQPLSVIMLDVDHFKSVNDNHGHLVGDRTLQILVARLRNQLRVQDGFFRYGGEEFVIILPNTEAASARDIAERLRRLVDKQSFIVQPKERLHITISIGVSTLDLTDDEQGTSLVKRADQNLLKAKAAGRNQVIPESQS; translated from the coding sequence ATGGACACTTATGTTTTGATAGTAGGAACAGTAGAATTTGTTTCCAAATTAAGTGCTCGTGTTTTTGATCGATTTAATGATAATATCAATGCCTGTTATGACTGGGATGAAGTTTTACCAGAAATTCAAAAACAACAACCTAGTATTTTAATTATTCAGGCAAATCATAAAAATAATTTCAATCTGTGCCGCAAAATAAAAGAACAAAGTCAAAAAAATTGGCTTTACTGCATTTTTGTAGAAGACCAATTTGAAGGAAATGATCAGTGTCTCCCTTTGGATATCACGGCAGAAGCTTTAGGAAACGGAGCAGATGCTTACATGGCAATGACTTCAGGGGCAAGTGGATCAACTTATGAAGCAGAAAACCGCCTGCTTTTAGCACAAATCCAGGTTGGGTTGCGTCAAACTCGTCAATTCCGCGATCTAATACAAAGTAATATTGTTTTATCGACAATTGCGGTTACAGATTCATTGACACAAATCAAGAATCGTTGCGCCCTCAAATCGGAGTTACCAGAGCAAATTATTAATGCACGTTTATGCGATCAACCTCTGAGCGTAATCATGCTAGATGTAGACCATTTTAAATCAGTTAACGATAATCATGGACATTTAGTAGGCGATCGCACCCTGCAAATTTTAGTAGCACGCTTACGCAATCAATTGCGTGTTCAGGATGGCTTCTTTCGTTATGGTGGCGAAGAATTTGTGATAATATTGCCCAACACTGAAGCGGCTTCGGCAAGAGATATAGCTGAACGTTTACGTCGCTTAGTTGACAAGCAATCTTTTATCGTTCAACCAAAGGAACGCCTACATATTACTATCAGTATAGGAGTATCCACCCTCGATCTTACAGATGACGAACAAGGAACAAGTTTAGTCAAACGTGCCGACCAAAATCTCTTAAAAGCTAAAGCTGCTGGTCGCAACCAAGTTATTCCCGAATCACAAAGCTAG
- a CDS encoding M15 family metallopeptidase produces MDNAGLPGQRMDVSESSPIDEDDIPAAMRDDTPIVSRRYNLKPIMLVGGVLLGAIAFVAGILIGTAPQKSSLNSSTSDQSTTEPSPNATNSPDPTLLGHFAYQAAPTSELESITPGGNFKLRKAAAKQYQAMVAAARADGVIIVPISGFRTIAEQQHLFFDVKAQRGQLAAERAEVSAPPGYSEHHTGYALDIGDGNVPATNLSQKFENTKAFKWMNKNAARFNFELSFPKGNPQGVSYEPWHWRFIGDRNSLETFYKAKTASGNQQEPAPKSQVSTPPTQNPESNTKN; encoded by the coding sequence TTGGATAACGCTGGTCTACCTGGACAACGAATGGATGTTTCTGAATCATCGCCAATAGATGAGGATGATATTCCGGCTGCAATGCGGGATGATACACCTATTGTTAGTCGTCGCTACAACTTAAAGCCAATTATGTTGGTTGGTGGTGTATTGTTGGGTGCGATCGCTTTTGTTGCGGGTATATTGATTGGTACTGCACCACAAAAGTCGTCGCTTAATTCCTCAACGTCGGATCAAAGCACAACTGAACCTAGCCCAAATGCGACTAATAGTCCTGATCCGACTTTATTAGGACACTTTGCCTATCAAGCAGCACCGACATCGGAATTAGAATCAATTACGCCAGGGGGTAATTTTAAGCTGCGTAAAGCGGCAGCGAAACAATATCAGGCGATGGTGGCAGCAGCACGAGCCGATGGTGTAATCATAGTACCAATTTCTGGATTCCGTACTATTGCTGAACAGCAACACTTGTTTTTTGATGTTAAGGCGCAACGAGGACAGTTAGCGGCAGAAAGGGCAGAAGTTAGCGCCCCTCCAGGTTATAGCGAACATCACACTGGCTATGCCCTAGATATTGGTGACGGCAATGTACCAGCAACGAATCTCAGCCAAAAGTTTGAAAATACAAAAGCTTTTAAGTGGATGAATAAAAATGCTGCGCGGTTTAACTTTGAGTTGTCGTTTCCCAAAGGTAATCCTCAAGGGGTAAGTTATGAACCTTGGCACTGGCGTTTTATTGGCGATCGCAATAGTTTAGAAACTTTTTATAAGGCTAAAACTGCAAGCGGAAATCAGCAGGAACCAGCACCCAAAAGTCAAGTTTCAACACCTCCAACTCAGAACCCAGAAAGCAACACTAAGAATTAA
- a CDS encoding auxin efflux carrier family protein has translation MLSIGSQLLKLYITLGGGVLLGWFLGRHLPKVVPEYVGKFLFWVGVPISIFGFLRQTDLSGQIWIAPIVAWVAILLGIGLAWIWICLQTYWQPVDLEPRSKLWLKATQGSFLLSAMIGNTGYLGFPITLPIWLLIFSN, from the coding sequence ATGCTTAGTATAGGGTCTCAACTTTTAAAACTCTATATAACTCTGGGTGGTGGTGTCCTACTAGGATGGTTTTTAGGTCGCCACTTACCAAAGGTTGTACCTGAATATGTAGGTAAGTTTCTCTTCTGGGTAGGTGTACCGATCAGTATTTTTGGTTTTCTGCGTCAAACAGACTTATCGGGACAAATTTGGATTGCACCAATAGTAGCTTGGGTAGCTATTTTACTAGGAATCGGATTAGCGTGGATCTGGATTTGCCTTCAAACCTACTGGCAGCCAGTTGATCTTGAACCGAGATCAAAGCTGTGGTTAAAAGCCACTCAGGGAAGTTTTCTGTTATCTGCAATGATTGGTAATACAGGATATTTGGGCTTTCCAATAACCCTCCCCATCTGGTTATTAATCTTCAGCAATTAA
- a CDS encoding phosphoribosyltransferase produces the protein MPDLYMSWSEYHQKIEQLAVQIYQSQWQFDQVVCIARGGLRVGDILSRIYKKPLAILATASYGGSDGHQRGSLQVARNLTMTTDKLGSHVLLVDDLVDSGITLQEIIKWLPEHDGAGIQEIRTAVIWYKACSIIKPDYYVDYLADNPWIHQPFERYEEMSLAELGEGGGQRMV, from the coding sequence ATGCCAGATCTCTATATGTCTTGGTCAGAATACCACCAAAAAATTGAACAGTTAGCTGTTCAAATCTATCAGTCTCAGTGGCAGTTTGACCAAGTTGTTTGCATTGCTAGAGGCGGGTTACGAGTTGGAGATATCTTATCTCGGATTTACAAAAAACCCTTAGCTATTTTAGCTACTGCATCTTATGGTGGTAGCGATGGTCATCAGCGTGGTTCTCTCCAAGTTGCCCGCAATTTAACTATGACTACAGACAAATTAGGTAGCCATGTTCTCTTAGTAGACGATTTAGTAGATTCTGGGATTACTCTACAAGAAATAATTAAATGGTTGCCAGAACATGATGGTGCTGGTATTCAAGAAATTCGTACTGCTGTAATTTGGTACAAAGCTTGCTCTATTATCAAGCCAGATTACTATGTGGATTATTTAGCAGATAATCCTTGGATTCACCAGCCGTTTGAACGTTATGAAGAAATGAGTTTAGCAGAGTTAGGTGAGGGAGGAGGGCAACGGATGGTGTAA
- a CDS encoding MFS transporter translates to MNNSASEHDFDTPESEKLNLSTKLAYGAGDLGSAITANILVFYLSFFLTDVAGMGAALAGSVRMVSGIWDAINDPIVGVLSDRTRSRWGRRYPWMIFGAVPLGIFFLLHWIVPPFLTNSSTGNNQWGLFWYYIIIGIFFNTAFTAVNLPYTALTPELTKDYNERTSLNSFRFAFSIGGSILSLVLAQIIFSTIKDKSQQYLVLGGICALLCIVPSYICIWGTRKRVATVKQQNPEEDNSTSIPYLEQLRIAFSNRAFLFVIGIYLCSWLAVQTTATIIPYFVVNWMGLKPEVSAQVALGVQGTALLMLFPWTALSKRLGKKAVYFMGMSLWLIAQIGLFFLQPGQIGLMYFLAVLAGFGVSTAYLIPWSMIPDVIELDELNTGQRREGIFYGFMVLLQKIGLAIGLFIVGLALEAAKFIPGQQVQPDSALFAIRVAIGPFPTAAVIGGLILAYFYPLTREVHAEIMLKLRERRSQKM, encoded by the coding sequence ATGAATAATTCTGCTTCTGAGCATGATTTTGACACCCCAGAATCCGAAAAGCTGAATTTGTCTACCAAGTTAGCTTATGGTGCAGGAGATTTGGGTTCGGCTATCACGGCTAATATCTTGGTATTTTATTTATCATTCTTCCTGACTGATGTAGCAGGCATGGGTGCTGCATTGGCAGGTAGTGTGCGGATGGTAAGCGGGATTTGGGATGCGATTAACGATCCAATTGTAGGAGTATTAAGCGATCGCACTCGTTCTCGCTGGGGTCGTCGCTATCCTTGGATGATCTTCGGTGCAGTTCCCTTGGGAATTTTCTTCTTATTACACTGGATAGTTCCCCCATTTTTAACTAACAGTAGCACTGGCAATAATCAATGGGGATTGTTTTGGTACTACATCATAATTGGTATTTTCTTCAACACGGCTTTTACTGCTGTTAACTTACCCTACACAGCCTTAACACCAGAACTAACCAAAGACTACAACGAACGTACTAGCCTTAATAGTTTCCGATTTGCATTTTCAATTGGCGGCAGTATTTTATCTTTAGTTTTAGCTCAAATTATCTTTTCTACTATTAAAGATAAAAGTCAGCAATATTTAGTGCTAGGAGGTATATGTGCGTTACTGTGCATAGTGCCTTCCTACATTTGTATTTGGGGTACACGCAAGCGTGTAGCTACTGTCAAACAGCAAAATCCAGAAGAAGATAATTCAACCTCAATACCTTACTTAGAACAGCTACGAATTGCTTTTAGCAATCGAGCTTTCCTATTTGTGATTGGAATATATTTGTGTTCCTGGTTAGCAGTCCAAACCACAGCTACAATCATTCCTTACTTCGTAGTTAACTGGATGGGTTTAAAACCAGAAGTTTCGGCACAAGTGGCGCTAGGGGTTCAAGGAACCGCACTATTAATGCTATTTCCCTGGACTGCTCTTAGTAAGCGATTAGGCAAAAAAGCAGTTTATTTTATGGGTATGAGCCTGTGGCTAATTGCTCAGATAGGGTTATTTTTCTTGCAACCAGGTCAAATTGGCTTGATGTATTTCTTGGCTGTATTAGCAGGATTTGGCGTTTCTACTGCCTATCTAATTCCCTGGTCAATGATACCAGATGTAATTGAATTAGATGAACTCAATACTGGTCAGCGTCGGGAGGGCATCTTTTATGGATTTATGGTGTTACTGCAAAAAATCGGTTTAGCAATCGGGTTGTTTATAGTCGGATTAGCTTTAGAAGCAGCTAAATTTATTCCAGGTCAGCAAGTACAACCGGATTCAGCACTATTTGCCATCCGCGTCGCCATAGGACCTTTTCCAACGGCGGCGGTAATTGGTGGACTGATTCTGGCATACTTTTATCCTCTTACCCGCGAAGTACACGCAGAAATTATGCTCAAATTACGGGAACGGCGATCGCAAAAGATGTAG
- a CDS encoding WGxxGxxG-CTERM domain-containing protein, with translation MKSSNLSKSVWAGIFALSFVGVSLPLSALAQGAATGTAGGTGTTGTGTSGTTGGTGLTGTGTSGATGDTSTSGTTGGTSITGTATSGTTGGSGTTGTGTTGGTGLTGTGTAGSTDSTGTTGRETSGATGGTGTTGRETSGATGGTGTTGTGTSSTTGGTGTTGTGTSGTTGTTGTTTGGTSSETTTESTTTTTDTTTPATSGTTTGTTVYQSTETQPERHNNWGWLGLLGLIGLANLFRKDEEPVRYQ, from the coding sequence ATGAAGTCTTCTAATTTATCTAAAAGTGTTTGGGCTGGGATCTTTGCTCTAAGCTTTGTTGGTGTGTCCTTGCCTTTGTCTGCTTTGGCTCAAGGTGCTGCTACTGGGACGGCGGGTGGCACAGGTACGACAGGTACTGGCACTTCTGGCACTACAGGGGGTACAGGTCTTACAGGTACGGGAACTTCTGGTGCGACAGGCGACACTAGCACTTCTGGCACTACAGGGGGTACGAGTATAACAGGTACTGCCACTTCTGGCACTACAGGAGGTTCGGGTACAACAGGTACTGGCACTACAGGCGGCACTGGTCTTACGGGGACTGGTACGGCTGGCAGTACAGATAGCACAGGTACGACAGGTAGGGAAACTTCCGGTGCTACAGGTGGCACAGGTACGACAGGTAGGGAAACTTCCGGCGCTACAGGTGGCACAGGTACTACAGGTACAGGGACTTCTAGCACTACAGGTGGCACGGGTACTACAGGTACTGGCACTTCTGGCACTACTGGTACCACAGGTACTACTACGGGTGGAACAAGTTCTGAGACTACTACAGAGTCTACTACTACAACTACAGATACTACTACTCCAGCTACCAGTGGTACAACTACTGGAACTACTGTTTATCAATCAACAGAGACCCAACCAGAGCGCCATAATAATTGGGGTTGGTTAGGTTTGCTTGGTCTAATTGGTTTAGCCAATTTGTTCCGTAAAGATGAAGAACCAGTTCGCTACCAATAG
- the hflX gene encoding GTPase HflX, giving the protein METLYGNIQGLKSSHIKQLKQLYEQRISSDRLITPEFAQTIATVSTEIHHPICIYINRRGQIIRVAVGTPSQTQLSAADLPRHSAERLSGIRCIATQTKSEPPDPASLTAMVRQRLDALVVLAISSSGSDRKRGITGDVKETYLAHLVPDPQTPWIISSPLNIDALSEEDFDELIDEWEAEFTGSGHQTLKEFGIESDHDRVLLVGLMTENMSQHQFEDSLAELARLVDTAGGKVLDTVTQKRSRPHPQTVVGQGKVEEIANIAHQLRANLIVFDRDISASQARNLESTISIRVVDRTEVILDIFAQRAQSQAGKLQVELAQLEYMLPRLRGRGQEMSRLGGGIGTRGPGETKLETERRTIQRKINQLQQEVNQLQAHRTRLREQRQQQEIPVIALAGYTNAGKSTLLNVLTHAEVYTADQLFATLDPTTRKLVITDPNTQERRSILLTDTVGFIHELPPALMDAFRATLEEVSEADVLLHLVDLSHPAWESHIQSVKEILADLPAMPGQTLIVFNKVDRVDNETLAEAQQQYPESVFISATKHLELDTLKQRLLQLIDGYVIPSTLS; this is encoded by the coding sequence ATGGAAACTCTTTACGGCAATATTCAAGGGTTAAAATCTAGCCATATTAAACAGCTAAAACAGCTATATGAGCAGCGTATAAGTAGCGATCGCCTAATTACTCCTGAATTCGCCCAAACTATAGCGACAGTTAGCACAGAAATTCATCATCCAATTTGTATATATATCAACCGACGTGGGCAAATTATCCGAGTTGCAGTAGGTACACCAAGCCAAACTCAACTTTCAGCCGCAGATCTGCCTCGACATAGTGCTGAACGCTTAAGCGGAATTCGTTGTATTGCCACTCAAACGAAATCCGAGCCACCAGATCCCGCATCACTAACGGCAATGGTACGCCAACGGTTAGATGCTTTAGTAGTGTTAGCTATTTCTAGTAGTGGTAGCGATCGCAAACGCGGTATAACAGGTGATGTCAAGGAAACTTATTTAGCTCACTTAGTACCCGATCCACAAACGCCTTGGATTATTTCTAGTCCTCTCAATATAGATGCTCTGAGCGAGGAAGACTTTGATGAGTTAATAGATGAATGGGAAGCCGAGTTTACTGGTTCTGGTCATCAAACATTAAAAGAATTTGGCATTGAATCTGACCATGACAGAGTGTTACTGGTTGGGTTGATGACAGAGAATATGTCACAACACCAATTTGAAGATAGTCTGGCAGAACTAGCAAGGTTAGTCGATACTGCTGGTGGCAAAGTATTAGACACAGTAACTCAAAAGCGATCGCGCCCTCATCCTCAAACCGTAGTTGGTCAAGGTAAAGTAGAAGAAATTGCTAACATTGCCCATCAATTAAGAGCCAATCTTATAGTCTTTGACCGCGACATCTCCGCCTCTCAAGCTCGTAACTTAGAAAGTACAATTAGCATCAGAGTTGTAGACCGTACAGAAGTAATTTTAGATATCTTCGCTCAACGCGCTCAATCTCAAGCAGGTAAATTGCAAGTAGAACTAGCACAGCTAGAATATATGTTGCCTCGCCTTAGAGGTAGAGGTCAGGAAATGTCCAGGCTAGGCGGTGGAATTGGTACAAGAGGACCAGGGGAAACCAAGTTAGAAACTGAACGCCGTACTATTCAGCGAAAAATCAACCAACTCCAGCAAGAAGTTAACCAACTACAAGCCCATCGCACCCGTTTAAGAGAACAGCGACAACAACAAGAAATTCCAGTTATTGCCTTAGCGGGTTATACCAATGCTGGCAAATCTACTCTGCTAAATGTGTTAACTCATGCCGAAGTTTACACAGCAGATCAACTTTTTGCTACCCTTGACCCTACAACTAGAAAACTGGTTATTACAGACCCTAACACCCAAGAGCGTAGATCCATTCTACTGACAGATACAGTAGGTTTTATTCACGAACTTCCTCCAGCACTAATGGATGCTTTCCGAGCAACCTTAGAAGAAGTTAGTGAGGCGGATGTACTACTACACCTTGTTGATCTTTCCCATCCAGCTTGGGAAAGCCATATTCAATCAGTCAAAGAAATACTAGCAGACTTACCTGCAATGCCTGGTCAAACTTTAATTGTTTTTAATAAGGTTGATCGGGTAGATAATGAAACTCTAGCTGAGGCTCAACAACAGTATCCCGAATCTGTTTTTATTTCAGCTACTAAACATCTGGAATTAGATACATTAAAACAGCGATTGCTACAACTAATTGATGGATATGTAATTCCATCTACTTTGAGCTAG
- a CDS encoding L-lactate dehydrogenase: protein MFEKLFTSSSEFEQDLTITRRPRKGVIIGAGRVGMACAYSMLIQHTLDEMVIVDNNQEKLEGEVMDLVHGLPFVEPSIVKGGTLQDGQDADIVIITAGAKQKQGESRLDLVQHNVEIFKTLIPEIVKYCPKAIILVVTNPVDIMTYVTLRLSKLPSSNVIGSGTLLDTARFRYLLAEKLTIDPRSLHAYIIGEHGDSEVAVWSKVNIAGSPLVDDNLENNQIDPSLQAVFENVKNAAYEIIQRKGATCYAIGLGVTQIVQAILRNQNRVFTVSTMINGIHDIEDVCLSLPAVVNRQGVTRVLNISLTSLEQQQLQKSRQVLRQTIAQLNL from the coding sequence ATGTTTGAAAAATTGTTTACATCTTCCTCTGAATTTGAACAAGATTTAACAATTACTCGCCGCCCACGTAAAGGCGTAATTATTGGTGCTGGACGAGTAGGTATGGCTTGCGCTTACTCAATGTTAATTCAACATACCTTAGATGAAATGGTAATTGTTGATAACAATCAGGAGAAATTAGAAGGTGAAGTTATGGACTTAGTTCATGGACTCCCTTTTGTAGAACCAAGCATAGTCAAAGGTGGTACTTTACAAGATGGTCAAGATGCCGATATTGTAATTATTACTGCTGGAGCAAAGCAAAAACAAGGAGAAAGTCGTTTAGATTTAGTACAACATAACGTAGAAATATTTAAAACCTTAATCCCAGAAATAGTAAAATATTGCCCTAAAGCTATCATCTTGGTTGTTACTAACCCAGTTGATATCATGACGTATGTAACACTACGATTATCTAAGCTTCCTAGCTCTAACGTTATCGGTTCGGGTACACTACTAGATACAGCTAGATTTCGCTATCTCTTAGCAGAAAAATTAACGATAGATCCACGTAGCCTTCATGCTTATATCATTGGCGAACATGGTGATAGTGAAGTTGCTGTTTGGAGCAAAGTTAATATAGCAGGTTCGCCATTAGTAGACGATAATTTAGAGAATAATCAAATTGATCCAAGCCTACAAGCAGTTTTTGAAAATGTCAAGAATGCCGCCTACGAAATCATCCAGCGTAAAGGTGCAACTTGCTATGCTATTGGATTGGGTGTAACGCAAATTGTGCAAGCAATTTTACGCAACCAAAATAGAGTTTTTACTGTTAGCACAATGATTAATGGTATTCATGATATTGAAGATGTTTGTCTGAGTTTACCTGCGGTAGTAAATCGTCAAGGAGTGACACGAGTATTAAATATTTCTCTAACTTCCTTAGAGCAACAGCAACTCCAAAAATCTCGTCAGGTTTTACGCCAAACAATCGCACAACTTAACCTTTAA
- a CDS encoding pseudouridine synthase — protein MVYRYILFNKPYNVLSQFTDTEAGEPKTGEETHPHSTLKDYIPIPDIYPVGRLDRDSEGLLLLTNNGRLQHRLSNPQFGHHRTYWVQVERIPDDDALQQLRKGVLIKNYRTRPAKVELLLGEPNLPPREPPIRYRKNVPTAWLEMMLTEGKNRQVRRMTAAVGFPTLRLVRFAIAHLDLTGLQPGEWRELTSTEQQMLMQLSKI, from the coding sequence ATTGTGTATCGCTACATTTTGTTTAATAAACCCTATAATGTCTTAAGCCAGTTTACTGATACAGAAGCAGGTGAACCCAAGACAGGCGAAGAAACCCATCCACATAGTACCCTTAAAGACTACATTCCCATCCCTGATATTTATCCAGTAGGGAGACTAGACAGGGACAGCGAAGGGTTGCTGCTGTTAACCAACAATGGGCGCTTACAGCATCGCCTCTCTAACCCTCAATTTGGACATCATCGGACTTATTGGGTGCAGGTAGAACGTATTCCTGATGATGATGCGCTCCAACAACTCAGGAAAGGTGTTTTGATTAAAAATTATCGTACCCGACCTGCGAAAGTAGAATTGTTACTAGGAGAACCTAATTTACCTCCGCGCGAGCCGCCGATCAGATATCGTAAAAATGTACCTACGGCATGGTTAGAGATGATGCTCACGGAAGGTAAGAACCGACAGGTACGCAGAATGACGGCTGCTGTAGGGTTTCCCACGTTGCGATTGGTACGCTTTGCGATCGCTCACCTTGATCTTACAGGTTTACAGCCTGGTGAGTGGCGTGAATTAACATCAACAGAACAACAAATGCTCATGCAGTTGAGCAAAATATAA